Proteins co-encoded in one Chloroflexota bacterium genomic window:
- a CDS encoding CPBP family intramembrane metalloprotease, translating into MNNKPDTRRILIYLALAFSIAWAIALVIYLTGGLVNSPQLIPGTGITLATVLLATEYMWAPTLAHILTRILTREGWAETFLRPRLKGGWPYWVAAWLLPALMTILGMACYFALYPQHFDPSLGFVRQLLGQIERLSGQPFPIGPWGLVAVQIGAAIVISPLVNGLFTFGEEFGWRAYLQPKLMPLGRRKAMLLMGIIWGVWHWPVIAMGHNYGLGYPGAPWLGMLAMVWFTLVVGTFLGWVTLRAGSVWPAVIGHAAINGISGLGVLFARGQPNPLLGPLPVGLIGSAGWAALALWIFLRPEALVPPRAGGQ; encoded by the coding sequence ATGAACAACAAACCAGACACCAGACGCATCCTCATCTACCTGGCCCTGGCTTTCAGCATCGCTTGGGCAATCGCGCTGGTCATATACCTGACCGGCGGACTGGTGAACAGCCCCCAACTCATCCCCGGCACCGGCATCACCCTGGCGACGGTGCTCCTGGCGACCGAGTATATGTGGGCCCCAACCCTGGCGCACATCCTCACCCGGATCCTCACCCGCGAGGGCTGGGCCGAGACGTTCTTGCGCCCCCGCCTCAAAGGGGGCTGGCCCTACTGGGTCGCCGCCTGGCTCCTGCCCGCTCTGATGACTATCTTGGGGATGGCCTGCTACTTCGCCCTGTACCCACAGCATTTTGACCCCTCGCTTGGCTTCGTCAGGCAGTTGCTCGGACAAATCGAGCGCCTCTCGGGGCAGCCATTTCCCATCGGCCCATGGGGGCTGGTGGCCGTGCAAATCGGCGCGGCCATCGTGATCTCGCCTCTCGTCAATGGCCTGTTCACCTTCGGCGAGGAGTTCGGCTGGCGCGCCTACCTGCAGCCCAAGTTGATGCCCCTCGGCAGGCGCAAGGCGATGCTGCTGATGGGCATCATCTGGGGAGTATGGCACTGGCCGGTGATTGCCATGGGGCATAACTACGGGCTGGGCTATCCTGGAGCGCCGTGGCTGGGCATGCTGGCGATGGTGTGGTTCACGTTGGTGGTGGGGACGTTCCTGGGCTGGGTGACCTTGCGGGCCGGGAGCGTCTGGCCGGCGGTGATCGGGCACGCCGCCATCAACGGCATCAGCGGCCTGGGGGTGTTGTTCGCGCGAGGGCAGCCCAACCCGCTGCTGGGTCCGTTGCCGGTGGGCCTCATTGGGTCGGCGGGATGGGCCGCGCTGGCACTGTGGATATTCCTGCGCCCTGAGGCGCTTGTTCCTCCGCGGGCGGGAGGGCAATGA
- a CDS encoding PAS domain-containing protein: MDNHPWVQEFPGAITVCDREGVILAMNDRAAEAFQAEGGRNLIGTNVLDCHPEPARTKLKRLLETRQTNVYTIEKGGVKKLIYQAPWYKDGVYCGYAELSLEIPGEMPHFVRDA; encoded by the coding sequence ATGGACAATCACCCCTGGGTACAAGAGTTCCCCGGCGCGATCACCGTCTGCGATCGCGAGGGGGTTATTCTGGCAATGAACGATCGGGCGGCGGAAGCCTTCCAGGCTGAGGGTGGCCGAAACCTCATCGGCACCAATGTGCTGGACTGCCATCCTGAACCGGCGCGCACCAAACTCAAGCGCCTCTTGGAGACCCGGCAGACCAACGTCTATACCATCGAGAAGGGTGGCGTTAAGAAGTTGATCTACCAGGCCCCGTGGTACAAGGATGGGGTGTACTGTGGCTACGCGGAACTGAGCCTGGAGATCCCTGGGGAGATGCCGCATTTCGTGCGGGATGCGT
- a CDS encoding class I SAM-dependent methyltransferase, giving the protein MDKLESNLGFELMSLQFRIRDFFSPRMGILREVGIKSGDRVLDYGCGPGSYILPLAELVGSAGEIYALDIHPRAIKKVQRIAASKGLTNVKTIHSDCNTGLPEGSIDVVLLYDTFHDLHQPDEVLRELHRVLKPDGILSFSDHHMTEEDIISRVTAGNLFRLTAKGRRTYSFAKVGSTT; this is encoded by the coding sequence ATGGACAAATTGGAATCCAATCTCGGTTTCGAACTCATGTCTCTCCAGTTCAGAATCCGCGACTTTTTCTCGCCGCGCATGGGGATTCTGAGAGAAGTCGGGATCAAGTCAGGGGACCGTGTGCTCGATTACGGTTGTGGCCCCGGCAGTTACATCCTACCCCTCGCAGAACTGGTGGGCAGTGCGGGGGAAATCTACGCCCTCGACATCCACCCGCGCGCCATCAAGAAGGTCCAGAGAATTGCTGCGAGCAAGGGCCTGACCAATGTGAAAACTATCCACTCCGATTGCAACACAGGGCTGCCAGAGGGCAGCATAGACGTTGTTCTCCTGTACGACACCTTCCATGATCTCCACCAGCCGGATGAGGTGTTGCGGGAGTTGCATCGGGTGTTGAAGCCCGATGGCATCCTCTCGTTCAGCGACCATCACATGACAGAGGAGGACATCATCTCGAGGGTAACGGCCGGAAATCTGTTCAGACTCACGGCAAAAGGTCGGAGGACGTATAGTTTCGCGAAGGTAGGGAGCACTACATGA
- a CDS encoding M20/M25/M40 family metallo-hydrolase has translation MSAPSTNNQTIYQRPLELLQNLIRFDTTNPPGNEAECVAYIHRLLTEAGFETTHLAKAPNRPNLIARLKGRGDQPPLLLYGHVDVVTTANQKWTHPPFEARVAEGYIWGRGALDMKGGVAMMLAAFLRAKAEGLAPAGDVVLAILSDEEGGGDYGAKYLVEEHAEQFAGIRYALGEFGGCSFYIGQRKFYFIQVSEKQICWLKATVRGPGGHGSLPMRGGAMSKLARLLQQLDRSRLPVHITPVTRQMMEKMAQALPFPTGFALRQLLRPSLTDGLLHLFGERGRLFEPLFHNTVNATIVRGGEKVNVIPSQIVLELDGRLLPGYTPDDMMAELREVIGQEVELELVRHDPGPAEPDMGMFDTLAGVLREADPKGIAVPLLLTGTSDARFFSRLGIQTYGFTPMDLPAGFNFMQIAHAADERIPVEAVDFGTNAIYRVLQRYGG, from the coding sequence ATGTCTGCGCCATCTACCAACAACCAAACCATCTACCAACGCCCGCTGGAGTTGCTGCAAAACCTCATCCGCTTTGACACCACCAATCCGCCGGGCAACGAAGCGGAGTGCGTGGCCTACATCCATCGCTTGCTCACCGAGGCAGGCTTTGAGACCACCCACCTGGCCAAAGCCCCGAACCGCCCCAACCTGATCGCCCGCTTGAAAGGGCGTGGGGACCAACCACCGCTCTTGTTGTACGGACACGTGGACGTGGTTACGACTGCCAACCAGAAATGGACGCACCCGCCTTTCGAGGCGAGGGTGGCGGAGGGGTATATCTGGGGGCGGGGCGCTTTGGATATGAAGGGCGGCGTGGCAATGATGTTGGCAGCCTTCTTGCGAGCCAAGGCGGAGGGCCTTGCTCCCGCCGGGGACGTCGTGCTTGCCATTCTCAGCGATGAGGAGGGGGGTGGGGACTATGGGGCCAAGTATCTGGTGGAAGAGCACGCTGAGCAATTCGCCGGCATCCGCTACGCCCTCGGCGAGTTCGGCGGTTGTTCTTTCTACATCGGCCAGCGGAAGTTTTACTTCATCCAGGTGTCGGAGAAGCAGATATGCTGGCTGAAGGCGACCGTGCGCGGGCCAGGCGGCCACGGGTCTCTGCCCATGCGCGGTGGGGCGATGTCCAAACTGGCTCGCTTGCTCCAGCAGTTGGATCGCAGTCGCCTGCCGGTGCACATCACGCCTGTCACCCGTCAGATGATGGAGAAGATGGCCCAGGCCCTGCCCTTCCCAACGGGATTTGCCCTGCGCCAACTCCTTCGCCCTTCCCTGACCGACGGTCTGTTGCACCTGTTCGGTGAGAGGGGGAGGCTATTTGAGCCCCTGTTCCACAACACCGTCAATGCCACCATCGTCCGCGGCGGCGAGAAAGTCAACGTGATCCCCAGCCAAATCGTCTTGGAGTTGGATGGGCGACTGCTGCCCGGCTACACCCCCGACGATATGATGGCCGAACTGCGCGAGGTCATCGGCCAGGAGGTGGAACTGGAACTGGTGCGCCACGACCCCGGCCCGGCGGAACCGGATATGGGGATGTTCGACACACTGGCAGGGGTTTTGCGCGAAGCCGACCCAAAGGGCATAGCGGTGCCCCTACTTTTGACGGGCACCTCCGATGCCCGCTTCTTCTCCCGTCTGGGCATCCAGACGTACGGCTTCACGCCGATGGACTTGCCCGCGGGCTTCAACTTCATGCAGATAGCGCACGCCGCCGACGAGCGCATCCCGGTGGAGGCGGTGGATTTCGGGACAAATGCGATCTACAGGGTGCTGCAAAGGTATGGGGGGTGA